One window of Klebsiella quasivariicola genomic DNA carries:
- the hpaI gene encoding 4-hydroxy-2-oxoheptanedioate aldolase has protein sequence MNNAFKEALKAGRPQIGLWLGLCSSYSAELLAGAGFDWLLIDGEHAPNNVQTVLTQLQAIAPYPSQPVVRPSWNDPVQIKQLLDVGAQTLLVPMVQNAEEARLAVRSTRYPPAGIRGVGSALARASRWNRVPDYIHRANDAMCVLVQIETREALKNLPQILDVDGVDGVFIGPADLSADMGHGGNPQHPEVQAAIEDAIQQIRQAGKAPGILMANEQLAKRYLELGALFVAVGVDTTLLARGAEALAARFGAEKTALGSSGVY, from the coding sequence ATGAACAACGCATTTAAAGAGGCGCTCAAGGCCGGGCGTCCGCAAATCGGCCTGTGGCTTGGGCTGTGCAGCAGCTACAGCGCCGAACTGCTGGCCGGCGCGGGCTTCGACTGGCTGCTGATCGACGGCGAACACGCGCCCAATAATGTACAAACGGTGCTGACCCAGCTTCAGGCCATTGCGCCCTACCCCAGCCAGCCGGTGGTGCGTCCGTCGTGGAACGATCCGGTACAGATCAAACAGCTGCTGGACGTCGGCGCACAGACCCTGCTGGTGCCGATGGTGCAGAACGCCGAAGAAGCGCGGCTGGCGGTCAGATCCACTCGCTACCCGCCTGCCGGCATCCGCGGCGTCGGCAGCGCGCTGGCCCGCGCCTCGCGCTGGAATCGCGTCCCGGATTATATCCACCGGGCCAACGACGCTATGTGCGTCCTGGTGCAGATTGAGACCCGCGAAGCGCTGAAAAATCTGCCGCAGATCCTCGATGTCGACGGGGTGGACGGCGTGTTTATCGGTCCGGCGGATCTCAGCGCCGATATGGGCCATGGCGGCAATCCACAGCACCCGGAAGTGCAGGCCGCTATCGAAGATGCCATCCAGCAAATCCGTCAGGCCGGCAAGGCGCCGGGGATCCTGATGGCCAATGAACAGCTGGCGAAACGCTATCTCGAACTGGGCGCGCTGTTCGTCGCCGTCGGCGTCGATACCACTCTGCTGGCCCGCGGCGCAGAAGCGCTGGCGGCGCGGTTTGGCGCGGAAAAAACTGCCCTGGGTTCGTCAGGCGTCTACTAA
- the hpaX gene encoding 4-hydroxyphenylacetate permease, with protein sequence MSDTSPAIPEKFDPANQHKQLTAQQQSVINKLFRRLIVFLFVLFIFSFLDRINIGFAGLTMGQDLGLNATMFGLATTLFYATYVIFGIPSNVMLSIVGARRWIATIMVLWGIASTATMFATGPKSLYVLRMLVGITEAGFLPGILLYLTYWFPAFFRARANALFMIAMPVTTALGSIVSGYILSLDGLLNLHGWQWLFLLEGFPSVLLGIMVWFWLDDSPSKARWLTAEDKKCLQEMMDNDRLTLVQPEGAISHHAMQQRSLWREVFTPIVLMYTLAYFCLTNTLSAISIWTPQILKSFNESSSNITIGLLAAIPQICTILGMIYWSRHSDKHQERKHHTALPFLFAAAGWLLASATDHNLIQLLGIVMASTGSFSAMAIFWTTPDQSISLRARAIGIAVINATGNIGSALSPFMIGWLKDITGSFSSGLWFVAALLVIGAVIIWAIPMKGSRPRATP encoded by the coding sequence ATGAGCGATACATCACCTGCCATCCCGGAAAAGTTCGATCCGGCGAACCAGCACAAACAGCTGACGGCACAGCAGCAGTCGGTTATCAACAAGCTCTTCCGCCGTCTGATCGTATTTTTATTCGTCCTGTTTATCTTTTCGTTTTTAGACCGGATCAATATCGGCTTTGCCGGATTAACCATGGGGCAGGATCTGGGCCTCAACGCCACCATGTTTGGCCTGGCCACCACCCTGTTTTACGCCACCTACGTCATTTTTGGCATTCCCAGCAACGTAATGCTCAGCATCGTCGGCGCACGACGCTGGATCGCCACCATCATGGTGCTGTGGGGCATCGCCTCTACCGCCACCATGTTCGCCACCGGGCCGAAAAGTCTCTATGTCCTGCGCATGCTGGTGGGGATCACCGAGGCCGGTTTCCTGCCGGGTATCCTGCTGTACCTGACCTACTGGTTCCCGGCCTTTTTCCGCGCCCGCGCTAACGCGTTGTTTATGATTGCGATGCCGGTAACCACCGCGCTGGGATCGATCGTCTCCGGCTATATCTTGTCCCTCGATGGTCTGCTGAACCTGCACGGCTGGCAGTGGCTGTTCCTGCTGGAAGGCTTCCCGTCGGTGCTGCTCGGCATTATGGTCTGGTTCTGGCTGGATGATTCGCCGTCGAAGGCCAGGTGGCTGACGGCGGAGGACAAAAAATGTCTGCAGGAGATGATGGATAACGATCGCCTGACCCTGGTGCAGCCGGAAGGGGCGATCAGCCATCACGCCATGCAGCAGCGCAGCCTGTGGCGCGAAGTCTTTACTCCGATCGTGCTGATGTACACCCTCGCCTACTTCTGCCTGACCAATACGCTCAGCGCGATCAGCATCTGGACGCCGCAGATCCTCAAAAGCTTTAACGAAAGCAGCAGCAATATCACCATCGGCCTGCTGGCGGCGATCCCGCAGATTTGTACCATTCTCGGGATGATCTACTGGAGCCGCCACTCCGATAAGCACCAGGAGCGGAAGCATCATACCGCCCTGCCGTTCCTGTTCGCCGCCGCGGGCTGGCTGCTGGCATCAGCTACCGATCATAACCTGATCCAGTTGCTCGGGATCGTAATGGCCTCCACCGGATCGTTTAGCGCTATGGCTATTTTCTGGACCACGCCGGATCAGTCCATCAGCCTGCGTGCCCGGGCGATCGGTATCGCGGTGATCAACGCCACCGGCAATATCGGATCGGCGCTCAGTCCCTTTATGATCGGCTGGCTGAAGGATATTACCGGCAGCTTCAGCAGCGGGCTGTGGTTCGTCGCCGCACTGCTGGTGATTGGCGCGGTGATCATCTGGGCGATTCCGATGAAGGGCTCGCGCCCTCGCGCGACACCGTAA
- the hpaA gene encoding 4-hydroxyphenylacetate catabolism regulatory protein HpaA gives MCQSPIANIDINKEYDESLGTEEVHYQSFSRMAAFFGRDMQAHRHDRYFQMHYLDTGQIELQLDDHRYSVQAPLFVITPPSVPHAFITESDSDGHVLTVHEELIWPLLEVLYPGTRETFGLPGICLSLADKPDELAALAHYWQLIRRESTAQLPGREHTLALLAQAVFTLLLRNARLDDHAASGMRGELKLFQRFNQMIDSHFHQHWTVPDYARELHLTESRLTDICRRFANRSPKRLIFDRQLREAKRLLLFSDSAVNEIAWQLGFKDPAYFARFFSRQVGCSPSSYRAQKVPVS, from the coding sequence ATGTGCCAAAGCCCAATCGCCAATATCGATATCAATAAAGAGTACGACGAGAGTCTGGGCACCGAAGAGGTGCACTATCAGTCGTTCTCCCGTATGGCGGCCTTTTTTGGCCGCGACATGCAGGCGCATCGCCACGACCGCTATTTCCAGATGCACTACCTTGATACCGGGCAGATTGAGCTGCAGCTCGATGATCATCGCTATTCGGTGCAGGCGCCGCTGTTTGTGATAACGCCGCCCTCGGTGCCGCATGCCTTTATTACAGAGTCCGATAGCGATGGTCACGTGTTGACGGTGCACGAAGAACTTATCTGGCCGCTGCTGGAGGTGCTTTATCCCGGCACGCGGGAGACCTTCGGCCTGCCGGGGATCTGCCTGTCGCTGGCGGATAAACCCGACGAGCTGGCGGCGCTGGCGCACTACTGGCAGCTGATTCGTCGGGAGTCCACCGCCCAGCTGCCGGGGCGGGAGCATACCCTGGCGCTGCTGGCGCAGGCGGTCTTTACCCTGCTGCTGCGTAATGCCAGGCTCGACGATCACGCCGCCAGCGGGATGCGCGGCGAGCTGAAATTATTCCAGCGCTTTAACCAGATGATCGATAGCCACTTTCATCAACACTGGACGGTACCGGATTACGCCAGGGAGCTGCATCTGACCGAATCGCGGTTGACCGATATCTGTCGCCGCTTCGCTAACCGTTCGCCGAAGCGGCTGATATTCGACCGCCAGCTGCGCGAGGCAAAGCGGCTGCTGCTGTTCTCCGATAGCGCGGTCAATGAGATAGCCTGGCAACTGGGGTTTAAAGATCCCGCCTATTTCGCGCGCTTTTTTAGCCGCCAGGTCGGCTGCTCGCCCAGCAGCTACCGGGCGCAAAAAGTACCGGTGTCGTAA
- the hpaB gene encoding 4-hydroxyphenylacetate 3-monooxygenase, oxygenase component, giving the protein MKPEDFRADAKRPLTGEEYLKSLQDGREIYIYGERVKDVTTHPAFRNAAASVAQLYDALHKPEMQDSLCWGTDTGSGGYTHKFFRVAKSADDLRQQRDAIAEWSRLSYGWMGRTPDYKAAFGCALGANPAFYGQFEQNARNWYTRIQETGLYFNHAIVNPPIDRHKPADEVKDVYIKLEKETDAGIIVSGAKVVATNSALTHYNMIGFGSAQVMGENPDFALMFVAPMDAEGVKLISRASYEMVAGATGSPYDYPLSSRFDENDAILVMDKVLIPWENVLIYRDFDRCRRWAMEGGFARMYPLQACVRLAVKLDFITALLKRSLECTGTLEFRGVQADLGEVVAWRNMFWALSDSMCSEATPWVNGAWLPDHAALQTYRVMAPMAYAKIKNIIERNVTSGLIYLPSSARDLNNPQIDQYLAKYVRGSNGMDHVERIKILKLMWDAIGSEFGGRHELYEINYSGSQDEIRLQCLRQAQSSGNMDKMMAMVDRCLSEYDQNGWTVPHLHNNADINMLDKLLK; this is encoded by the coding sequence ATGAAACCTGAAGATTTCCGCGCCGACGCGAAACGCCCGTTAACCGGTGAAGAGTATTTAAAAAGCCTGCAGGATGGCCGCGAAATTTATATTTACGGCGAGCGCGTGAAGGATGTCACCACCCACCCGGCTTTCCGTAATGCCGCGGCTTCTGTCGCTCAGCTGTACGATGCGCTGCACAAACCGGAAATGCAGGATTCCCTGTGCTGGGGCACCGATACCGGCAGCGGCGGCTACACCCATAAATTCTTCCGCGTGGCGAAAAGCGCCGACGATCTGCGCCAGCAGCGCGACGCCATCGCCGAGTGGTCACGCTTAAGCTACGGCTGGATGGGCCGCACCCCGGACTACAAAGCCGCCTTCGGCTGCGCGCTGGGCGCCAACCCGGCGTTTTACGGCCAGTTTGAGCAGAACGCCCGCAACTGGTACACCCGCATTCAGGAAACCGGCCTGTACTTTAACCACGCGATCGTCAACCCGCCGATCGACCGCCACAAGCCGGCCGATGAAGTGAAGGACGTCTACATCAAGCTGGAAAAAGAGACCGATGCCGGGATCATCGTTAGCGGCGCGAAAGTGGTCGCCACCAACTCGGCGCTGACCCACTACAACATGATCGGCTTCGGCTCCGCGCAGGTGATGGGCGAGAACCCGGACTTCGCGCTGATGTTCGTCGCACCGATGGATGCCGAAGGCGTCAAGCTTATCTCCCGCGCCTCCTATGAGATGGTCGCCGGCGCAACCGGATCGCCGTACGACTATCCGCTTTCCAGCCGTTTCGACGAGAACGACGCGATTCTGGTGATGGATAAGGTGCTGATCCCATGGGAGAACGTGCTGATTTACCGCGACTTTGACCGCTGCCGCCGCTGGGCCATGGAAGGCGGTTTCGCCCGCATGTACCCGCTGCAGGCCTGCGTGCGCCTGGCGGTCAAACTGGACTTTATCACCGCCCTGCTGAAGCGCTCTCTGGAATGTACCGGCACCCTCGAATTCCGCGGCGTGCAGGCCGACCTTGGCGAAGTGGTGGCGTGGCGCAACATGTTCTGGGCGTTAAGCGATTCTATGTGCTCGGAAGCGACGCCGTGGGTCAACGGCGCATGGCTGCCGGATCACGCCGCGCTGCAGACCTATCGCGTGATGGCGCCGATGGCCTACGCCAAGATCAAGAACATCATCGAGCGTAACGTCACCAGCGGCCTGATTTATCTGCCGTCCAGCGCCCGCGATCTGAACAACCCGCAGATCGACCAGTATCTGGCGAAGTACGTGCGCGGCTCCAACGGTATGGATCACGTTGAACGTATCAAGATCCTCAAACTGATGTGGGACGCGATCGGCAGCGAATTCGGCGGCCGTCATGAACTGTATGAAATCAACTACTCCGGTAGCCAGGATGAAATTCGCCTGCAGTGTCTGCGCCAGGCGCAGAGCTCCGGCAATATGGACAAAATGATGGCGATGGTTGACCGCTGCCTGTCCGAGTACGACCAGAACGGCTGGACGGTGCCGCATCTGCACAATAACGCTGATATCAACATGTTGGATAAGCTGCTGAAGTAA
- a CDS encoding 4-hydroxyphenylacetate 3-monooxygenase reductase subunit, whose protein sequence is MQLDEQRLRFRDAMASLSAAVNVVTTAGEAGRCGITATAVCSVTDTPPSVMVCINANSAMNPVFQGNGKLCINVLNHEQEIMARHFAGMTGVTMEERFALSGWQQGALGQPVLKGSLASLEGEISQVQTIGTHLVYLVEIRNITLSPQGHGLIYFKRRFHPVMMEMEVAV, encoded by the coding sequence ATGCAATTAGATGAACAACGCCTGCGTTTTCGCGATGCCATGGCCAGCCTGTCGGCGGCGGTTAACGTTGTCACCACCGCAGGCGAAGCCGGCCGCTGCGGCATTACCGCCACGGCGGTGTGCTCGGTGACGGATACGCCGCCATCGGTAATGGTTTGTATCAACGCCAACAGCGCGATGAACCCGGTGTTTCAGGGCAACGGCAAGTTGTGCATCAACGTGCTGAACCACGAACAGGAAATCATGGCCCGTCACTTCGCCGGGATGACCGGAGTGACGATGGAAGAGCGATTTGCCCTCAGCGGCTGGCAGCAGGGCGCGCTCGGGCAGCCGGTGCTGAAAGGCTCGCTGGCCAGCCTCGAAGGCGAGATTAGCCAGGTGCAAACCATCGGCACCCACCTGGTGTATCTGGTGGAGATCAGGAATATTACCCTGAGCCCGCAAGGGCACGGCCTGATTTACTTTAAACGCCGTTTTCACCCGGTGATGATGGAAATGGAAGTCGCGGTGTAA
- a CDS encoding carbon starvation CstA family protein yields the protein MDTKKLFKHIPWVILGIIGAFCLSVVALRRGEHVSALWIVVASVSVYLVAYRYYSLYIAQKVMKLDPTRSTPAVINNDGLNYVPTNRYVLFGHHFAAIAGAGPLVGPVLAAQMGYLPGTLWLLAGVVLAGAVQDFMVLFISSRRNGASLGEMIKQEMGPVPGSIALFGCFLIMIIILAVLALIVVKALAESPWGVFTVCSTVPIALFMGIYMRFLRPGRVGEVSVIGIVLLVASIWFGGVIAHDPYWGPALTFKDTTITFTLIGYAFISALLPVWLILAPRDYLATFLKIGVIVGLALGIVILNPDLKMPAVTQYIDGTGPLWKGALFPFLFITIACGAVSGFHALIASGTTPKLLANETDARFIGYGAMLMESFVAIMALVAASIIEPGLYFAMNTPPAGLGIVMPNLHEMGGENAAMIAAQLKEVTVHAAATVSSWGFVISPEQILQTAKDIGEPSVLNRAGGAPTLAVGIAHVFHKIIPMADMGFWYHFGILFEALFILTALDAGTRAGRFMLQDLLGNFVPFLKKTDSLVAGIIGTAGCVGLWGYLLYQGVVDPLGGVKSLWPLFGISNQMLAAVALVLGTVVLIKMQRTKYIWVTVIPAAWLLLCTTWALGLKLFSTNPQMEGFFFMAQQYKEKIAAGGELTAQQVANMNHIVVNNYTNAGLSILFLVVVYSIIFYGIKTWLNVRNNKVRTDKETPYVPVPEGGVKTSSHH from the coding sequence ATGGATACCAAAAAACTATTCAAGCACATACCCTGGGTGATTCTGGGAATCATCGGGGCATTTTGCCTCTCAGTCGTCGCCCTGCGCCGCGGTGAGCACGTCAGTGCCCTGTGGATCGTGGTGGCGTCAGTTTCCGTGTACCTTGTCGCCTATCGTTATTACAGCCTGTACATCGCGCAGAAGGTGATGAAGCTCGACCCGACGCGCTCCACGCCGGCGGTGATTAATAACGATGGCCTGAACTACGTGCCGACCAACCGCTATGTGCTGTTCGGCCACCACTTCGCCGCTATCGCCGGCGCCGGCCCGCTGGTCGGCCCGGTACTGGCCGCGCAGATGGGCTATCTGCCGGGTACCCTGTGGCTGCTGGCCGGCGTGGTGCTGGCGGGCGCGGTACAGGACTTCATGGTGCTGTTTATCTCCTCGCGGCGCAACGGCGCCTCGCTGGGCGAGATGATTAAACAGGAAATGGGGCCGGTTCCGGGCTCTATCGCCCTGTTCGGCTGCTTCCTGATTATGATCATCATCCTCGCGGTGCTGGCGCTTATCGTGGTGAAAGCGCTGGCGGAGAGCCCGTGGGGCGTCTTTACCGTCTGCTCGACGGTGCCTATCGCCCTGTTTATGGGTATTTATATGCGCTTCCTGCGCCCTGGCCGCGTCGGTGAAGTGTCGGTTATCGGTATCGTGCTGCTGGTGGCCTCTATCTGGTTCGGCGGCGTGATTGCCCATGACCCGTACTGGGGCCCGGCGCTGACCTTTAAAGACACCACCATCACCTTTACCCTGATTGGCTACGCGTTTATCTCCGCGCTGCTGCCGGTATGGCTGATTCTGGCGCCGCGTGACTATCTGGCCACCTTCCTGAAAATCGGCGTAATCGTCGGCCTGGCGCTGGGGATCGTTATCCTCAACCCGGACCTGAAAATGCCGGCAGTGACCCAGTACATTGATGGTACCGGCCCGCTGTGGAAAGGCGCGCTGTTCCCGTTCCTGTTTATCACCATCGCCTGCGGCGCGGTCTCCGGCTTCCACGCGCTGATCGCCTCCGGCACCACGCCGAAGCTGCTGGCCAACGAAACCGACGCCCGCTTTATCGGCTATGGCGCGATGCTGATGGAGTCGTTCGTCGCCATCATGGCGCTGGTCGCGGCCTCGATTATCGAACCGGGTCTCTACTTCGCGATGAATACCCCGCCGGCGGGCCTTGGCATCGTCATGCCGAACCTGCACGAAATGGGCGGTGAAAACGCGGCGATGATCGCTGCGCAGCTGAAAGAAGTGACCGTCCACGCGGCGGCGACCGTCAGCTCCTGGGGCTTCGTGATTTCACCTGAGCAGATCCTGCAGACGGCGAAAGATATCGGCGAACCTTCCGTACTGAACCGCGCCGGCGGCGCGCCGACGCTGGCCGTCGGTATCGCTCACGTGTTCCACAAAATCATCCCGATGGCAGATATGGGCTTCTGGTACCACTTCGGTATCCTGTTTGAAGCGCTGTTTATCCTCACCGCGCTGGATGCCGGTACCCGCGCAGGCCGCTTTATGCTGCAGGATCTGTTGGGTAACTTCGTGCCGTTCCTCAAAAAAACCGACTCGCTGGTCGCCGGTATTATCGGTACCGCCGGCTGCGTCGGCCTGTGGGGCTACCTGCTGTATCAGGGCGTGGTCGACCCGCTGGGCGGCGTGAAGAGCCTGTGGCCGCTGTTCGGTATTTCTAACCAGATGCTGGCCGCGGTGGCGCTGGTGCTCGGCACGGTGGTACTGATCAAAATGCAGCGCACCAAATATATCTGGGTTACCGTTATTCCAGCTGCGTGGCTGCTGCTGTGCACCACCTGGGCGCTGGGTCTGAAACTGTTCAGCACCAACCCGCAGATGGAAGGCTTCTTCTTTATGGCTCAGCAGTATAAAGAGAAGATTGCCGCCGGCGGCGAGCTGACCGCGCAGCAGGTCGCCAACATGAACCATATCGTGGTTAACAACTACACCAACGCCGGCCTGAGCATCCTGTTCCTGGTGGTGGTGTACAGCATCATCTTCTACGGCATCAAAACCTGGCTCAATGTCCGCAACAATAAGGTGCGCACCGACAAAGAGACTCCGTACGTGCCGGTACCAGAAGGCGGCGTGAAAACCTCGTCACATCATTAA
- a CDS encoding YbdD/YjiX family protein, whose amino-acid sequence MFGNLGQAKKYLGQAAKMLIGIPDYDNYVTHMQTNHPDQPYMTYEEFFRERQQARYGGDGKGGVRCC is encoded by the coding sequence ATGTTTGGTAACTTAGGTCAGGCAAAAAAATATCTCGGTCAGGCGGCGAAAATGCTGATCGGCATTCCGGATTACGACAACTACGTCACCCATATGCAAACCAACCATCCGGATCAGCCGTACATGACTTATGAAGAATTCTTCCGCGAACGCCAGCAGGCCCGCTACGGCGGTGACGGCAAAGGCGGCGTACGCTGCTGTTAA
- the yjiA gene encoding GTPase, whose protein sequence is MAPIAVTLLTGFLGAGKTTLLRHILNEQHGFKIAVIENEFGEVSVDDQLIGDRATQIKTLTNGCICCTRSNELEDALLDLLDSRDRGEIEFDRLVIECTGMADPGPIIQTFFSHEVLCERYLLDGVIALVDAVHADQQMDQFTIAQSQVGYADRILLTKTDVAGDTETLRERLARINARAPIYTVIHGDIDLSQLFNTSGFMLEEKVVSATPRFHFVAEKQNDVSSIVVELDYPVDISEVSRVMENLLLSFAEQLMRYKGMLWIDGEPNRLLFQGVQRLYSADWDRPWGDETPHSTLVFIGIQLPEEEIRAAFAGLRR, encoded by the coding sequence ATGGCACCGATTGCAGTCACCCTACTCACCGGTTTTCTTGGCGCGGGAAAAACCACCCTGCTGCGCCATATCCTGAATGAGCAGCACGGTTTCAAAATTGCCGTGATTGAAAACGAATTTGGCGAAGTGTCCGTTGACGATCAGCTGATCGGCGACCGCGCCACGCAGATTAAAACCCTGACCAACGGCTGCATCTGCTGTACGCGCTCCAACGAACTGGAAGACGCCCTGCTCGATCTCCTCGATAGCCGCGATCGCGGCGAAATCGAGTTTGACCGGCTGGTGATTGAATGCACCGGCATGGCCGACCCGGGGCCGATTATTCAAACCTTTTTCTCCCACGAGGTGCTTTGTGAACGCTATCTGCTGGATGGCGTGATCGCCCTGGTCGACGCCGTCCATGCCGACCAGCAGATGGATCAGTTCACCATCGCCCAGTCGCAGGTCGGCTATGCGGACCGCATTCTGCTTACCAAAACCGATGTTGCCGGCGACACCGAAACGCTGCGCGAACGGCTGGCGCGCATCAACGCGCGAGCGCCAATTTATACCGTCATCCACGGCGATATCGATTTAAGCCAGCTCTTTAATACCAGCGGTTTTATGCTGGAAGAGAAGGTTGTCAGCGCAACACCGCGTTTTCATTTTGTGGCAGAAAAGCAGAACGACGTCTCGTCGATTGTGGTCGAGCTCGACTATCCGGTGGATATCAGTGAAGTGTCACGGGTGATGGAAAACCTGCTGCTCTCCTTCGCCGAGCAACTGATGCGCTATAAAGGCATGCTGTGGATCGATGGCGAGCCGAATCGCCTGCTGTTCCAGGGCGTGCAGCGCCTCTACAGCGCCGACTGGGACCGCCCGTGGGGCGATGAAACACCGCACAGCACGCTGGTGTTTATCGGCATTCAGCTACCTGAGGAAGAAATCCGTGCGGCGTTTGCCGGGTTACGACGCTAA
- a CDS encoding YfaZ family outer membrane protein, with protein sequence MKKRNILILAALTAVSGSAMAVGFTVEQGKNFTNLNMEMGKSSSGLYAESHWLKNTDDGSQTGGVGAGYNLEVGPVMLNAGAKAIYLGPKKGDNGVAFPVGGGVNVALTDSIHVFGEGYVAPDGLNNSVKNYVEANGGVSWSPVGPLTLKVGYRHVSVDGKEGRPNHTLIDGAYVGGGVTF encoded by the coding sequence ATGAAAAAGCGTAATATCCTTATTCTTGCAGCCCTGACCGCGGTCTCTGGTTCCGCCATGGCAGTGGGTTTTACCGTTGAACAGGGTAAAAACTTCACCAACCTGAATATGGAAATGGGTAAATCCTCATCCGGCCTGTATGCCGAAAGCCACTGGCTGAAGAATACCGATGATGGTAGCCAGACCGGCGGCGTTGGCGCAGGCTACAACCTGGAAGTCGGCCCGGTGATGCTCAATGCCGGTGCGAAAGCCATCTACCTGGGGCCGAAAAAAGGTGATAACGGCGTTGCATTCCCGGTCGGCGGCGGAGTGAACGTGGCCCTGACCGACAGCATCCACGTGTTTGGCGAAGGGTATGTCGCGCCGGATGGCCTGAACAACAGCGTGAAAAACTATGTTGAAGCGAACGGCGGCGTAAGCTGGTCCCCGGTTGGTCCACTGACGTTAAAAGTGGGTTACCGCCATGTGAGCGTTGATGGCAAAGAGGGTCGCCCGAACCACACCCTGATTGATGGCGCCTACGTGGGCGGCGGAGTCACCTTCTGA
- a CDS encoding NAD-dependent succinate-semialdehyde dehydrogenase produces MAYQTVNPANNQLIKTYPAHSDADVEAALQQADALYHSAWAKGDIEPRLAVLHKLADLIDSRAEELAKIASQEMGKLIKQSRGEVKLCAQIARYYADNAKSFLAPVKYPSELGEAWVEHHPIGVLLAVEPWNFPYYQLMRVLAPNLAAGNPVIAKHASIVPHCAETFAHLVREAGAPEGAWTNLFISQDQVANIIADDRVQGAALTGSEKAGSVVAAQAAKHIKKSTLELGGNDVFVVLDDADLERAVKIGVQARLNNAGQVCTAAKRFILHENIAESFLAKFSEAFRQVKIGDPLDESTTLGPLSSKDALDTLSKQVDEAVKNGAKLHLGGKAVARDGNFFEPTILTGITRDNPAYFEEFFGPVAQIYVVKDDNEAIQLANDSHYGLGGAVFSEDIERAKRMASAIETGMVYINWLTDTAPELPFGGVKRSGYGRELSDLGIKEFVNQKLVVVRR; encoded by the coding sequence ATGGCCTATCAGACGGTGAATCCTGCGAACAATCAGCTTATTAAAACGTACCCGGCGCACAGCGACGCGGACGTGGAGGCGGCGCTGCAGCAGGCGGATGCGCTCTATCATTCTGCCTGGGCAAAAGGCGATATTGAACCGCGGCTGGCGGTACTGCATAAGCTGGCTGATCTGATCGACAGCCGGGCGGAGGAGCTGGCAAAAATCGCCAGCCAGGAGATGGGGAAACTCATTAAGCAGAGCCGCGGCGAAGTGAAACTTTGCGCGCAGATCGCCCGCTATTACGCCGATAACGCCAAATCATTCCTGGCGCCGGTAAAATACCCCTCCGAACTGGGTGAAGCCTGGGTTGAGCACCATCCCATTGGCGTCTTACTGGCGGTGGAGCCGTGGAACTTCCCCTATTACCAGCTGATGCGCGTCCTGGCGCCAAACCTGGCGGCCGGTAACCCGGTTATCGCCAAACACGCCAGCATTGTGCCGCACTGCGCGGAAACCTTTGCCCATCTGGTGCGTGAGGCCGGCGCACCGGAAGGGGCGTGGACCAACCTGTTTATTTCTCAGGATCAGGTGGCGAACATTATCGCCGACGATCGCGTGCAGGGTGCGGCGCTAACCGGGTCGGAGAAAGCCGGCAGCGTAGTGGCGGCGCAGGCGGCGAAGCATATTAAGAAATCGACCCTGGAACTGGGTGGCAACGATGTGTTTGTGGTGCTGGACGATGCCGACCTGGAGCGCGCGGTGAAAATCGGCGTCCAGGCGCGGCTGAATAACGCCGGCCAGGTATGTACCGCCGCCAAGCGTTTTATCCTGCACGAAAATATCGCTGAGTCGTTCCTGGCGAAATTTAGCGAGGCGTTTCGCCAGGTGAAAATCGGCGATCCGCTGGATGAAAGCACCACGCTGGGGCCACTCTCTTCCAAAGATGCGCTGGACACCTTAAGCAAACAGGTGGACGAGGCGGTGAAAAATGGCGCTAAGCTGCATCTGGGCGGCAAAGCGGTGGCCCGGGACGGTAACTTCTTTGAACCCACCATCCTGACCGGTATTACCCGTGATAACCCGGCGTACTTTGAGGAGTTCTTTGGCCCGGTAGCGCAGATTTACGTGGTGAAAGACGATAATGAGGCAATCCAGCTGGCCAATGATTCCCACTATGGTCTGGGCGGCGCGGTGTTCAGTGAGGATATCGAACGCGCCAAACGGATGGCGTCGGCCATTGAAACCGGGATGGTCTATATCAACTGGCTTACCGATACCGCACCGGAACTGCCGTTTGGCGGTGTGAAGCGTTCCGGTTACGGCCGGGAGCTCTCCGACCTCGGCATCAAAGAGTTCGTGAACCAGAAGCTGGTGGTGGTGCGCCGCTAA